The sequence TCATCAACAAACTCCTTTACAGCAAGACTTTGATACCTCAATAGTGACTTCTTATCAATCCATGCTTCATTCATCCTTTCTTACAATGTTGCCTGAAAGAGTGGTCTACAATTTCCTTTTCTACTTCCTCACTTCCCATATGCTCTATTaaatggacttttaaaatatgaaattataaacaTAAGGAAGATGCGGTTCGTACTACCGAGCTCTACTGAACAAGTTGCTATTTAtactttaggctttattttcagCAATAAAGCAATACTGATACAGTTGAAATAGCCAGTACCCTCCTTAATTCTATTCTGTCCTTCTCAGTTCTGCTATGCAGAACTTGATATTTGTCATTcctatacatgtttttaaattctacaaATGTTAGTAACCACAAAGACTATGTggtatcattttgttttaaaactttacaaaatttcTTATACTGCACGTATTCTATAGCTTGCATTTTCCCTTCCAGTTACTCCTTAGGATTTATCCAGATCCATAGCTGCCACTCTAGTGAATTTATTTTCCCAGCTTCTTATAGCTGAGGTCAGCAaacttctgtaaagggccagggaGAGGATATTTTAAGTTTTACAGACATATGGACTCTGTcacaaccactcaactctgctATTGTGGtgagaaagcagccacagacaattcAGGAACAGGTGTGCCCATGTGcgaataaaactttatttttaaatacagagatttGAATTTCTTGAATTTCATGGGTCACAAaatactaaactttttttttttttcccaaccaaGTTAAAGATGGGGAAACCATTCTTAGCTCGCAAACCATagaaaacaggcagtgggccacTTTAGTCTCTGAGCCATACATGATCAACCCCTAGTCTAGAGCATTCTATTTCTGTGGCTTTATTAATCTGTTTCGTTGTTATTAGacattaataatgaaatagaatgaaaatactGTAGTGGAATACTACATATATCTTAGATAAAGCTGGCTTGTTCTTCACATCTTTTATATCCTAATGTTTAatcatttcttataaaactatgtttaaaatgtcaaaaagaatTCTCCTTATAACTcggtcagtttttgctttatgtattttcaaagttATGCAGTCACAGACCTACAAATTGgcaattgttatatcttcataATGGATTGTTCCTTTTATTATGATGGGGTGTTCAAAATTAGCTCTTCTGACACTTTTTGACTTTGGTTCAGTTTTGCCTTATATTATGATTCCCagttatatatatttcaataccTCTAGTTTTCAAGCTTTGTGTGCAGTCAAGTTTTAGGTGTCACTTGCAAGCAGTGTGACTCTATTTTTTAATCAGTCTGGAGGTGAGTTTGCTCCAGCTTCGGTGTGGTTGTTAGGAGCATGACAGACCACCGGGGACCTACTCCTGATTCTTCAGTCATCTCTGTGTGACCCTGCGCAATTTCCTTAATCTCATAACACCTCAGTTATCTCATCTGTAAACAAGTTGAGGCTAATATTAGCACCTCATCATAGTTCTTAAAACAGTGACTGGCATGTAGCAAGCACACAGTAATTGTtggctctttaaaatttttttgtgtgtgaggggcgcctgggtggctcagtcggtaaagcatcccactaattgatttcagctcaggtcatgatctcacagttggtgggatcaagctccgtgtagggctctgtgctaacagtgcagagcctgcttgggatcctctctttctccttctctctctgcccctcccccactcgttttttttttttctctctctctcaaaagaaataaaatgaaaatttaaaaaaaaacacacaaaaacaaaaccatatagCCTGAAGACAACTGCCTTCTGGTCTCTACTGTTGTCAGTGGGAAATCTATTGTCCGTCTACTGTCATTCTTTTGTGGCTTACGTACCTCCTCTTTCTGGTAGCTTTTAAtaatatctcttcatttttcacaGTCTGAAGTTTTACTATGATGTATTTATATGTGGATTTGTCTTTATTTACACTGCTCAGAACATCTAACACTCTTCTGATGTGGGAACTTTCTTTGATTTTACAAAATTCTCAGTCACTTCTCTTCAAATAGTATTTCTCTGCCTATCCCTTCATTTTTCCCTGCTGGAACTCCTATTATGGAGTTGCTTAATCtgtcctctgtttccttttccttgaattggattttaaaatatattattttatttctttatcttttaatacTGTACTTTGGGTGAATTCCTCAGCATTATGTTCCAATTCACTAATTATGTAATTAACCATATCCAGTTGagagtttgaaaaaagaaatttatttcttattcattttttattagccCAACCAAGCCTAGTCCAATGCCTTTTACATAGaagttatacaataaatatttgctgatgaaataaatatagaaaacaccTTACATATTtgatcatttaatttctttttataggtatataattttattagtaCCTATCACATTTTGATGTAACAAAAAGATACCTTATAAACAGATTTGCAACTTAGCTTATAAAGCAACACATTATTATATTAGATTCTGTgcatacatacaaacacattttttatgCAAAGTTAGAAAGTTAGTTTTGTTGCAGTTTGACTTTAGGGGTACCCAAGACTTGTTCTTCTTTTGGGAAAAGCTTTTGGGATGTTCTGGAAGAACTCATAGGTTATGGATGTTCCAGACAGCCCTAAATTTTGGGTGTCTCTATTATTTGGTAAGTTCTGTTATGCCTTTTGTCATAATTTTATGGTAACTAACTCCCGGGCTAGTACAGGGTAAGAATGTTCTCCGTTTTGCTGCCAATGCCCTATTTGCTGGTGCTGATCAAGGCAGCACATGGAAAGATGGCAGCAGTTGCTGTGCAAGCAGGCCATTCTCTTTTTAGTGGGAAGATACACTGAAGTAGTTTTCCCTGTCACTCGTACCAGAAGAATCTCTCTAGTTTCTTCCGGCTGTAATCTGAAGTACATTTATTAGCTCAGGATTCACAAAGTACATAAGGAAAGATGCCTGAATCCTTTAAACATGTTTGAGGATATTGGGTTGCTTGACGCAGCCAGTTAAACCAGTAAGGTCCCATAAAACGGTTATAGCTGGTGGAGTCTAATGATCAGAAAGGGCCGGAAGCTGATTCGTGTAAGAGCTTCCCGACGATGAGCCCGACTCTCAACAATATTGTGTCTTCCCTGCAGAGAAGTGGAACATTTATCAATTCTTTAATTGCTGCTTCGACTATTGGTGGGCAACAGCTGTTCTCTTCTTTCACATTCAAATGTCCTTGCCAGGTTGGGAAAAATTTCTACTATGGTTCTGCTTTTCTACTCATTCCAGCCTTGCTCCTTCTGGTTGCTGGCTATGCCCTGAGAAGCCAGATGTGGACAATGAGCCGTGAATACTGCTGCAGCTGTGCTCCTCCACGCCGGAGAATCAGCCTCTTGGAGCGCAAGCTGGCTTGTCTTAGGTTCTTCAGCATCActgggagggcacttgttgctcCGTTAACATGGCTGGCGGCAACCCTGCTGACAGGCACCTACTATGAATGTGCAGCAAGTGAATTCGCATCTGTGGACCATTACGCAGTATTTGACAATGTCAGTGCCAGCAGACGGGAACAGATCCTCGCTGGGTTTCCATGTTGCAAATCAACTCCATCTGACATGATCCAAGTGAGAGATGAAGTAGCTCTTCTGCACAGATACCAGTCACAAGTAAGTTCCTGATACTATGCTATCCCATCTTAACTAGTCACTGGACACACTTCACATTCCTACC is a genomic window of Panthera uncia isolate 11264 chromosome B2 unlocalized genomic scaffold, Puncia_PCG_1.0 HiC_scaffold_24, whole genome shotgun sequence containing:
- the CALHM4 gene encoding calcium homeostasis modulator protein 4 isoform X1, whose amino-acid sequence is MSPTLNNIVSSLQRSGTFINSLIAASTIGGQQLFSSFTFKCPCQVGKNFYYGSAFLLIPALLLLVAGYALRSQMWTMSREYCCSCAPPRRRISLLERKLACLRFFSITGRALVAPLTWLAATLLTGTYYECAASEFASVDHYAVFDNVSASRREQILAGFPCCKSTPSDMIQVRDEVALLHRYQSQMLGWILITLATVAILVSRCLATCCSPLPSRQHWYWTNHLRNERELFEQAAEQHSRLLITKRIQKLFGFIPGKEDVKCIRIPSCQDWKEISAPSLLCMGDDLQGHYSFLRDRLDEESEESKSEGIELRP